A window of the Burkholderia sp. 9120 genome harbors these coding sequences:
- a CDS encoding DJ-1/PfpI family protein: MKKIVLVAFDQFTDIDLFLMWDILGRNTEDWHVRIVGSSSIVRSAHGLPVSVHGPLSEANSADAVLFVSGKEGIPAALAAPDFLPSFELDPRRQRIGSICAGAFILARLGLLSGQATTHPDARSSLQALGLEPVDQPLVWQGNVATAGGCLSALYLVGWLVESWFDVDKRRATLLPVLPAGQQELYDALIGLSIRQGEVGPSATSS, from the coding sequence TTGAAGAAAATCGTTCTGGTTGCTTTCGACCAATTCACTGATATCGACCTGTTCCTGATGTGGGACATTTTAGGCCGCAATACTGAGGACTGGCACGTCCGAATAGTGGGTTCCAGCTCTATCGTGCGATCGGCACACGGCCTACCTGTTTCGGTGCACGGTCCGCTTTCCGAGGCCAATAGTGCCGACGCGGTATTGTTCGTCAGCGGCAAGGAAGGGATACCCGCTGCACTTGCCGCCCCAGATTTCCTGCCGTCGTTTGAACTCGACCCCAGACGCCAGCGAATCGGCTCCATATGCGCCGGCGCGTTCATTCTCGCACGGCTTGGGCTGCTCAGCGGCCAGGCAACGACACATCCGGACGCACGGTCGAGCTTGCAAGCTCTGGGACTTGAGCCCGTGGACCAGCCTCTTGTATGGCAAGGGAACGTTGCAACCGCTGGCGGATGCCTTTCGGCGCTTTATCTGGTGGGATGGTTGGTTGAATCCTGGTTCGATGTCGACAAGCGCCGTGCGACGTTGCTCCCTGTTCTGCCAGCTGGGCAGCAAGAACTCTATGATGCCTTGATCGGGCTCAGTATCCGGCAAGGCGAAGTCGGCCCCTCAG